The DNA sequence AATTGATGGCCATTGCATTAGGTTGACCGCATCATCAGCCCGCCGGCGCGTCTCCAGCGCCATCATCTCATTCTGTCGCAGGATGTCGCGCTGCTCGAGTTGCGACTGCTGCGCCCGCAGCACGTCGAGCTCGATCTGCGCTGCGCCGCCCTGCGCGCCGGCTTCACCGGAAAGCGCCAGGAACATGGCGAGGCAGATCAGCAACGATTTCTTACAGACCATGTCCGCCACAACCGCCCGGCCCGGCTTCATGCCGCGCGCGATCTAGGTGTCGTTTCCAAGAAGGTTGTTCACCCTTGTCCAGGGTGAGAGTCCGCCGATGCCGGCGTGAGGTCGGCTGAGGTTGTAGGCGTCGATCCAGGGTCCGATGGCTTGGGCGCGTTCAGCCGATGAGCTGTAGGGCTTGGCGTAGGCCCACTCCCTGAGGCTGGTCTGGATGAAGCGCTCGGCCTTGCCGTTGGTCCTGGGCGTGTACGGCCGGGTGCGGACGTGGCGGGCGCCGGCGGCCTGCAGGGCGTTGGCGAAGAGCTTGGAACGGTAGGCCGAGCCGTTGTCGGTCATCACCCGCTCGACGCGGACGCCGCAACGGCCGAGCCAGGCCAGGGCGCGTTCGAGGAAGCCGGTGGTGTCGAGTTGGCCTTCCGAAGACAGGATCTCGGTGTAGGCCAGGCGCGAAGCGTCATCGACGCAGACGTGCAGGAAGTCCCAGCCAGCGCGGCGCGAGCGGCCGAGCTGGCGGTCGCCGGTGACGCGGTGGCCGGCGACGTCGAAGCGGCCGAGCTTCTTGATATCCAGATGGATCATCGCGCCCGGTCGGCTGTGCTCGTAGCGGATCACCGGCGGCTTCGGATCGAGCGCGGCCAGCTTGCCCAGCCCCTGCCGGCGCAGGATAGCCCCCACCGTCGAGCGGGCCATGCCCAGCGTCCGGGCGATCGCCGGACCGGTCATCCGCTGACGCCGCAGTTGCTCGATCTCAGCCACACGAGCCGCAGCCACCTTGCGCGGACATCGTCGCGGCGCCGAGCTGCGGTCGTGATGCCTTCGCTCGCCGCCGCGACGATGCCGGGCGATCCATTTGCGCGCTGTCCGCAGCGACACCCCTGCCGCCTCCGCCGCCGCCTTCGCCGTCCAGCCTTGCGACACGCGCCGCGCCAGCAGCGCTCGACCCCCAGGCGTCAGACGGGCATTCTGGTGGACGTTCATCCGGGACCTTCCGGGTTAGGAGTTGGAGCTTTGCAACCCCAGCCTCTCAGCCCTGTCCCGGGTGAACAACCTTCATAGCTTCGACATCTAGGCCGCCCGTTTCTCGCCCGCGGCGTCAGCCTCGCTGTCATAGGCGGTGCGCGAGGCTATGACCTCGTCGATATGTGCGCCGGCCCAGTCGGCGATGCCGCGAAGCGGGATGACAAGGGTGCGGCCCAGGGGGGTCAGGTCGTAGTCCACGCGCGGCGGAATCGTTGGGTAAACAGTGCGCCGGACTAGGCCGTCGCGCTCGAGCCCGCGCAGAGTGAGGGTGAGCATGCGTTGCGACACCCCGCCGATCCGGCGCTTGAGTTCATTGAAACGCATCGTACGATGGGCCAAAGAGCCAATGACGAAGACGCTCCATTTATCTCCGATGCGCGCGAGGATCTGGCCCGTAATCTTGCAATCGCCGCTGATACCCAGTTCGGTCGGTTCCAAAATTGTGCCTCCTTGCGACTTCGCCCAGACTATATAAGAGCTTTAGTTCTGAATTGAAACCGAGCAGGTCCCGGAGTGGGCCGCTTCATTGAGGAAGGCGCTACCATGGGTTACGTGAGAAGCAATTCGGCCGACCGGGCGTCTGTGACGCAGCTTGGCTATGTGGGTTTCGGTGTCTCGGACATGGCGGCCTGGCGCGATTTCGCCGGCAACCTGCTGGGTCTCCAGGAAGTGGGCGAAGCTGAGGACGGCTCGGTTTTCCTCCGTCACGACGGCTATCATCGCCGTATCGAGCTGCGCCCCACGGGCGAGGACGATCTGGTCTTCTCGGGCTGGGAAGTGAAGGACCTGGAGTCGCTCGCCCAGATGGCCGACCAGATCCGCGCCTATGGCATTGAAGTCACGCAGGGCACGGCCGAAGAGTGCGCCCGTCGCATGGTCGTGGGCCTCATCAAGTTCACGGATCCGGACGGCCTCCCCGTCGAGATCTATTGCGGCGCCTTCGTCGATCACAAGCCCTTCGTCTCGCCCCGCGGCGTGCGCGGTTTCAACGCCGACAGCATGGGCCTGGGCCACATCCTGGTGCAGGTCGCCAACGTTGAAGAGTACGTCCGCTTCTACACTGAAGTGCTGGGCGCGAAGCTCTCGGACTACATCCAGTTCAACCCGCAGGTCCGGGCCACGTTCATGCACGTGAACCCGCGCCACCACTCCCTGGCCGTCGTGCCCCGGCGTCCGGCGGTTGAGGGCGAGCCTGCGCCCAAGCGCCTGAACCACTTCATGCTTGAAGTGAAGGATCTGGACGATGTCGGCCTGGGCCTCGGTCTGTTCCAACAGCGCGGCATCCCGACGGGCGCCATCGGTCGTCACACCAACGACAAGATGACCTCGTTCTACGGCAACACGCCTTCGGGCTTCAACGTCGAGTACGGCTTCGGCGGCCTGCAAATCCTCGACGAGGACAAGTGGGAAGTGGTTCAACACCGGGCCGCTTCGATCTGGGGTCACGGCATGGTCCAAGCCCGTCCGGCGCCCGCTGCGCCGCAGGCGATGGCCTCGGCCAACGCCGCGCCGGCCAAGCAACCGGCGTAAGCCAATCGACAAGGGAAGCCGGCAGTCCGGCTTCCCGGCACAGAGAAGCGGGCCGCTCACGCGGCCCGCTTTTTTGTTGCGCGAGACACATCGTCGGGCGGGCCCATTGGCGTGCTCGGGCCAGCGCCTTGTCACTAGTTACGCAATTGTGCCTTCTTGCGGGGCCGCAGTATTCATTATAGCTCCAGTACCCGTTTAGAACCAAGGGGCCGAGCAGCGCCCCGGGCAGAGGAGGAAACGATGAGTGAAAAATTGAAACTTGGCGTCGTGGGTTTAGGAGTGGGGGTCACGGGACACATTCCGGCTGCACGTCTCGAGGGATTCGAGGTTGTCGCTCTGGCGGCGCGCACAGCTGACAAACTCACCGAAGCGGCGGACCGCTTAGGAGTGGAGGGTCGCTATACCGATTTCGAAGCGCTCCTGGCCCACCCGGGCCTGGACGCCGTCGCCATCACGACCCCGCCGGCGCCACATCACGACATGGTTCTGAAAGCCCTCGACGCCGGCTTGCATGTGATGCTGGAGAAGCCCTTCGCCCTCAACACGGCTGAAGCGACGGAAATGCGGGCGCGCGCAGCGGCGAGTGGCCGCACGGCGATGATCGCTCACGCCTTTCGCCATGCGCCCGCTCGTGCCTACGTCAAATCCCTGATCGACGAAGGCTATATCGGGACCTTGCAGGGCATCTCCATGACCTTCTTCGTCGGTCCAAAAGAGCCTCCGCTTCCGGCGCCGGCACGGAGCCACTGGCGCCTTGGCATGAAGACCGGCGGCGGCTTCTCGACGGGCCAGATGTCAACGTTCTTCGACAGCATCATCGATTGGTTCGGCCCGGTGAAGGCGATCAACGGCCGCACGATCGCACCGAAGCCGGGTGCGCTCCAGGCTGATGGCAGCGCTCTGGACGGCGACAGCGGCGTCACAGCCACTTTCGAGCTGGCGAACGGCGCCTGGGGCGCCATTTCGGCCTCGAGCGCATCACCCTTCGGCCCCGGCGGCAGGATCAACATCCTGGGTAGTGAAGGCGCTCTGGAAATCGTTCAGCCCATCCTCGTGGCCAGCGATGCCGAGACGGTGTCCGGGGGCAGGTTCGCCGATGGCCCTCAGATCAGGCCGCTCGAGATCCCGCCCGCCTTCATCCTGCCGACTCTTGAAAACGATCCGAAGCCGGCGATCTACCGCGCCTATAGGAAGCTCTATCTCGATTTCTCTGCGGGCATAGGCGCTGGAACCTCTCCGGCCCCGAACTTCGATGACGCCTATCAGCTTCAGCGTATTTCGGATGCTCTGCACGAATCCAACGCCACTGGCGCCTGGGTGAACGTCTAGGCCCGACCGAAAGGCCCGCCGACCTGTTTCAGGTCGGCGGGCGCTACGTCATCCTACGGACGCTGGATCAGACCTTGCTGATCTCGTTCAAGGTCGCCAGCACGGCCGGATCAAGGTCCAAGTCAGCCGCGCCAATATTGGCTTCCAGCTGGGCCATGTCCTCAGGACCGATCACCGCGCTCGCCACAGCCGGCTGAGCGATCAACCAGGCCAGCGCCAAGTGTGGACTGGAAATGCCGCACTCGGCCGACAAGGCTTCGACCTTTTTGGCGAGCTCGATCTGTCGTTCGTTAAAACCCGCGCCGCCCCAGCGCTGGGCGCCGGCGAAGGCGCGGCCGTCGGTGGCGGCGCCGGCGAACAAGCCGCCCGCCAGCGGGCTGAAGACCGTCAGCGACAGGCCGGCGGCCAGGACCGCGGGGATGACCTCGGCTTCGGGCGTGCGGAGCGCCAAGTTGTAGGGAATCTGGTTCGCCACGGGCGGCCGGGCGCCCATCTTGTCGGCTTTCCACAGCGCGTCCGTCAGACGCCACGCCGGATAGGTCGACAGCGCATAGTAACGGATTTTGCCCTGGCGGACGAGATCGTCAAAGGCCGCCACCGTCTCGTCGATCGGCGTCGTCACGTCCGGATGGTGAGCGTAGTAGATGTCGATATGGTCGGTGTCGAAGCGCTTCAAGCTGCGCTCGATCTGTTGGAAAATGTGACGGCGCGAGAGACCACGGTCGTTCACGCCCTCACCTACCGGTTCCATCACCTTCGAGGAGAGGATGATGTCATTGCGGCGACCCTTGATGGCCTTGCCGACGATCTCTTCAGAAGAGGCGCGATCCTTCGCGGCCGGCGCGCCAGGACGATCAAAATGGGGTTGGTTGCCGTAGCTGTTGGCCACGTCGATGTGGTTGATGCCGAACTCAAGGGCGCGGTCGATGAGCTTGAGCCCATCCTTCTCAAGGGGCGCGACGCCGAAGGTCGCAGTGCCCAGAGCGAGTGCGGAGACGCGAACGCCCGTACGGCCGAGTTGATTGTATTTCATGGTCGTTGACCTCCTGGGCCCTAATTTTGGTTTTGTTGACTGGAAAGCGGCGCGCCCTCTTCTGCGGAGGGCTTGCGAATCATCAGTTGAAGCTTGTCCTCGTGGACGGCCGGATCGACAGGCGCGTCGATCTCCGCCTGCCACCAGGCGTAGAAGCTGCGCTGCCCCATCTCGCTGACGAGATCAGAGATCTGGCCGGGGTAGTTGGATCGGCGCTCATGGCCGAGGCCCATCTGCAGGTTGAGCCCTGCGCGGCGGCGGCGGCGTCCGCGGCTGATCTTCGTGATTTGCGACCAGACCGCCTCGTGGTCCTGGGTCTCCATGCCGGTAGGCCCAAAATGCAGACTGCAACGGCGACGCTTGGCGTCCCTCACCGACTGCGGATCATTGGCGGCGACAAGACAGTAGGTATGAACCTCCGTCTCATTCGCGCTGACCGGATGCCAGACGTGCAGGACGCCGATGTCTCCATCGAACGACAGGTTCGGGAAGATCGTTGCGCTGAGCGCCTTCACCTCCGTCTCGGCATATTCGGCGCTCAACATCACCACGCCGCCGCCAGCCGCGGCCTGGAAGCCCTCGGTCAAGTTGGGTTCGCCCTTGTCTAGGGCGTCCGTCGTGGCCTTGGTGACGGTCAGGCGGCGGTACTGGTCGCCGCAGTAGGTCTCGACACCAAGCTTCCAGTTGCAGGTGAGCCTGGTCTTCAACGGCAGTTCGCCGTGAAAGACGACGCCGCCGGCGAAACTGTCGGCGATCAGGTCGAAGTACCAGGCGAACTCGCCCAGCTGCTCGCGGAAGGTCCGTGAGCCGCGGCCCACAAAGACGAAGCCGCGGTCAACCACCGCAGCGCCCATGCTTTTCAGTGGCACGCTGCCCTTGGCGCCGTCGCGGGTGTAGGCCCACCCGTGGCAGCCGCAGATCAGCTCTTCTGCGGAGCCTCGCGGCTCGGCGACAATCGACTCTTCCGAGCGCGCGCAGCGGTTCTCGTAGGCGCCGAGCACCCCGGCCGAATCCCGCCACAACACGACGGCCTTTCGGCCGACGCGCGTGACGTAGAATGCGCCGGGCTGTTCAACCCAACTCGCCGGACCGCCGAACAGCCAAGAGCGTGCGAACGGTCCGTCGAGCTCCCGGCCGAGCAGGCCGGGATCGGAGTAGACTTCAGGACTGAGTTCGGCGGCTACGGTGTCGTAGTACGCCATCGATCTCAGCTAGCGGCTTTCTTCACCGGCGGCGGCTGGATGCCGTCCGAGATGGTTTCCGTGGTCTTGTCAGCTTCGATCCAGGCGTCATAGCCGCCGTCGAGGATCGCCACGCCTTCGGTGTAGAAGCCAGAGTCCAGAGCAGCTTGAGCCGCTTCCAGGGACATGCCTTGGCCGTCGTCGTCGACGAACACCAGCTTGCGGTCCTTCGGGACCTGGGCGTTGCGGCTGACGACTGAAGTCGCCGGCAGGTTCAGGGCGCCAGGGACGCGACCGCCGAAATAGTCGAAGGGCGGACGAACGTCGACGATCTGGGCGTCCGACGTGTTGATGAGCTTTTCGACGTCTTCAACGCTAAGACGCGCAATGTCGTTAGAAGCCATTGTAGTACCTCCCCGCCCCCGTTTCGGGTGGCAAAAATTCGAGTGTCCCGTGCCTCGGACAGCGCCTCCGCTACGGGCGTCCGAAGGACTAGAATGTGTGGCTTGACATGGCAAGGGTCGGCGACAGATTTTCGCGGCGCCCCTGTCTCAGGCTAAGCTGGAAGCGCCAATTTCCTGAGGAAAGGCAATATGTTAGCTAGACCGCGGCAACCGCGCGCGCGCGGGCTTAACTTGACCTCAATAGACGGTTTTACCGCTCAGGCTTGGTTGCCGGACATCCAATAGTCAGCTCGCCCAGTCCTAGCTGGCGAAGCCTTCCATCGGCATCCGCGGCTCGGCGCGCTCGCGGGACGGCGAGGCTGCTGGGCTGGCCGCAGGACGAGCGTCCGAATGCGCCTGGATCGCGCCCGCGCGCAGCGCGTCAATGAACAGGCTCGAGCCTGATGGCAGCTTTTCCTGGTTCATCAAGGGACCGAGAATGGTCCCGAACGCCTGGGCGTTTTCACCGATCAAATCGGCGAAATGCTTGTAGTAGGCCCGCAGAAACGGCTGGCTGGCGAGGTCGTAAGTCCGCACCCCCTCGGGCGTCAGGACCGCATAGGTGGCCCGACGGTCGGCCTCGGAGACCTCGCGCACCAGGAATCCCTTGGCTTGCAGAGCGTCCACCTGCCGGCTGATCCGGCTCTGGCTAAGAAGCGTGCCCGTCGCCAGGTCGATCAGCCGCATCCGGCCGTCGTTGTTCTTGAGGATGTGCAGGATCTCGAATTCCGGCAGCGACACGGGCGCCTCGGCCTTCAGCGCCTTATCCACCTGATCGGTGACCACCTTGAACGCCTTGAGGAAGAGCCCCCAGACCATCCATTGCTCCCGCGGCGGGAATTCCAGAGCGGGCGCATCCGGCGACTTGGACATGGGTCAGGATCCTTGGCGAGGCTCTCGACAGACTCAAACGACGTACGCTGTCAGGCTACCGAAACTTAGGGCGGCATATTTGCCATGGCAAGTATGACGTATAGACGGCGCAGATAGCACTGCGATCCCGTGGGCGCTTCAAACGCAAACGGCGCGGGCTGCCTATGACAACCCGCGCCGTCGCTGATAGGCGTTGGCCTGAAGCTTAGAAGAAGTTGCTCAGGTTGCGGGAGAGCAGAACGGTCTGCTCCAGATAGATGTTGCGGGTCTTGATCTTCAGTTCGCCGTCGACACGGACCAGCTCGTCAACGCGATGGCCGATCCAGTTGTCCTCTTCCGAGTTCAGACGCGTGCGATAGAAGTGGAAGTTCGAGGTGACCTTCAGCTTCTCGCCGTCATTCTCAAGAATACGGACGTTGTTGACCAGGTGGCGCTGGCGCGAGGGCGGATCTTCAGCCCAGGCGTAGCCGGTGTCGAGCTTCTTGATGCGGGCGACCAGCATGGCGTGGTCGTCGTCGAAGAAGGCGATTTCACCTGGACGCGTGAATTCGCGGTCCAGCTCGTTGCTGGTCTTCGTGCGACGAACCGGCATGAAATAGTGGCAGTCCTCGGTGAACAGCTTCAGCCATTCCGCGTAGTCGCGGTTGTCGAGGAGGCCAGCTTCCACGTAATAATATTGCTCGATTTCGTGCTGCAGCAGCAGGGCGTCGAGGTCCAGCTTCACGGCCGGCTTTTCAATCACGTCAACCATTCCTGTTGTTCTCCTTATCGGCCAAGGCCGTATTTAAAGCACGTGTCAGACCATCCCCATCGGGGTCGCGAGCTTGTCTTGCAGTGCGCGTTTAAAGAGCTGCGCCCGCCCGCGTTTCCCCCAAAAGCCGAGTTGCAGCCATTACGACCACATTCTTGCTGAGGCAAGGACTATCATCTTCACGTCTGATGTAAATGGCCTTCTAGCGCGTCCGGCCTCGCCATCCTCGCCGTCCCGAAGCATGGCTGGGAACAGCCGCGCGGGGCACAGCTTTACTGTCTGGGGACGCCGACGCTATCACTCCCCGCCCGCCCCGGCCGCCAATGAGAACAGAGATCGCCATGACCGTCGAACTTTCCGTCGCGACCTACGGCTTCACCGTCCAGCGCAAGATCGCCGCCGACTCCTTGGAGTTTCGGATGTCCGACAAGGGCTGGAAGGATTCGGTCTGCCTCATCCATGGGCCAGACCCTTTGGAGATTCGCTGCGGCGTGCTGAGCGAAATCTGCGCGCCGGATCTGATGCAAGTCCCGGCCAAGGTTTACGGCGCCGATGGCGAACTGCGCGGCGAGTGGAGCGTGACAGGGGTCGACACCCAGACGGCCCAGGGCGCCGACGCTTTTCTCTACTTTGAAAACGACAACGGATTCTGGGAGGGTGTGACGCTCGCCTTCAGCCGAGATCGACTGGCGATCCATGAATTTGAGATAGATCCATTGTAATTTAACAGATAATCTGTCGGGTCCGCACGATCTGATACAGATGTAACCCGCTGAAATTCTGGATCAGGCAGAATAGAAACCTAGCTTTGCTGAACCACTTGCCATCGCCTCGGACGATGGCAAGGTGCCCTCCTTCATGGAGGGTTAATATGTCTGATCCAGTCGATCTCGTTCTCAAGGCGGCCGCCGAACACGCCAAGACGCTCGAACTGCGCGGCATCAGCATCGCGATTGTCGATACCGGCGGCGTGCTTTTGGCGTTCCGCCGCGCGCCGGGCATGCCGGGTCTCACCGCGGTGGTGGCCGAAGCCAAGGCCTGCACCTCGAACTTCACGGGAATGCCGACGGCGCAGCTCGCCAAGGTCCAGGATCGCTGGCCCGGCCTCACCAATCCAATCTCTGCCCGCCTCGCTGAGCGCTTCACGCTCTACGCGGGGGGCCAGCCGGTGCGCGACCTCGCCCCCATCGGCGGCATTGGCGTCTCGGGCGGCACCCCTGAGCAGGACGACGAGATCGCCCTTCACGCCATCGAGGCCGCAAGGGCGGCGGCCAGCGCCTAGAGTCTTACAAGCTTTGTTACAGAGGCCGCCGTTGCCGCGGCGGCCTCAACCGATAGAATAAAACGACAAAAAGAATAAAAATCGGGAGGTTAACAATGCCGGCAGAGGCCAGAATCCGTCCCCCCGTGGGGCTGCTGACCAAGGTGCTGTACAGCTCCGGCGCCATGGCGAACCAGATAAAGCAGCAGGGCTTATCGATGCTCTTGCTGCTTTTTTACAATCAGGTGGTGGGTCTGGATCCACGTCTGATCTCCACCGCCATCATGATCGCCCTGATCTTCGACTCCATCGTTGATCCCCTGGTGGGCCAGATATCAGACAATTTCCGGTCGAGGCTTGGCCGGCGCCATCCCTTCATGTTCACCGCAGCCGCGCCGGTCGCGGTCGCCTTCTTCCTCATCTGGAATCCGCCGCACGGTTGGTCCGAAGGGGCGATCTTCGCCTACATGCTCACCTGTCTGCTGACGATCCGGCTGTTCGACACCTTCTTCGAATTGCCTTCGACCGCGCTCGCGCCAGAACTGGTCAGCGACTACGACCAGCGGACCAGGCTGCTGGCGATGCGCCAGGCGTTCGGCATCCTCGGCACGCTCGCCCTGCAGGTGAGCGTCTACCAGATCTTCATGCGACAGCATGCCGACGGCAGCGGCGGCGTCACGGTTCGCGAGGGCTACCCCGCCTTCGCCCTGGCCGCTGGCCTTTTCATCTTCGTGGTCATCGTCTTGTCCAGCGCCGGGACATTCCGGCAGATCCCGTTCCTCACCCAACCGCCCAAGCGTCCTGAGAAGGTCAACCTCGCCGCCATGGCCAGGGAAATCGGCGCCACCGTGCGGAACCGGTCCTTCGCGGTTGTCTGCATCGCCGGCATGGTGCTGGCGATCGGCAGCGGCATCACCACCAGCCTCAACGTCTACATGGGCCTCTTCTATTGGGGCTGGAACCAGAACCAGCTGACCATCCTGGTGGTGTTGCAAGTGATCTCCGGCATCGGCGGGGCTTTTATCGCCCCTGCGCTGGCGAAGCGCTTCGGCAAGCGGATCGGCGGCATCACCACCGGGACCATCGGGATCACGCTGTCGACCACGCCGGTCATTCTCGACCAGCTCGGCTTCATGCCCGCGCGGGGCGAAGACATCCTGTTCTACACCATGATGGTTTTCGTGCTGTCGACGCAGGCCTTCATGCTGGCGACCAGCGTGGCCATCCAGGCCATGATCGCCGACGTGGTCGAAGACGCTGCGGTGAAGACCGGTCGGCGTAGCGAGGGCCTGCTGTTCTCCGCCGACAATCTGTTCAAGAAGGCGGTGTCCGGCGTCGGCGTCCTTGCCGCCGGCCAGATGCTGCACTTCGCCAACTTCCCGGAGAACGCCAAGGTCGTCGGCGTGTCGGCCGACGTTCTCAGCCACCTCGGCTGGACCTACGTCTTCGCCCTATGGTGCTTCAACGGCGGTTGCCTGGTGACGCTGTCGTTCTACACGATCGATCGCAAGAAACATGAGGCCAACGTCGCCAACCTGGAAGCGGCGGGCCTGGCTGCGCGCGAGGAGCCCGCCCTGGGCGCAGCGCGGGATAATCCGGCGCCGCTCTTCGGAACGGAGCCGGGCGTGCAGCCCAAACCAAGCTGAGTTCAACGCGGCTGACGACGGGCGAAAGACCCACGTCGGCCCACCATTGGGAGGAAGTCCGTGGTCAACGAAACTAGGGTGCGCCCGCCCGTCGGCTTGCTCACCAAGATCCTTTACGGCTCCGGCGCCTCCGCCAACCAGATTAAGCAGCAGGGGCTCTCGATGCTCCTGCTGCTGTTCTACAATCAGGTGGTGGGTCTCGATCCGCGCCTGGTCTCCAGCGCGATCATGATCGCCCTCGTGTTCGATTCCGTGGTCGACCCGCTGGTCGGCCAGATCTCGGATAATTTCCGCTCTCGGCTCGGTCGGCGGCACCCCTTCATGTATACGGCCGCGGCGCCGGTCTCGATCGCCTTCTTCCTGATCTGGAACCCGCCGCAGGGTTGGAGCGAGGGCGCGCTCTTCGCCTACATGCTCACTTGTCTGCTGACGATCCGGCTGTTCGACACCTTCTTCGAACTGCCTTCGACGTCGCTCGCACCGGAATTGGTCAGCGATTACGACGGACGGACCAAGCTACTGGCGCTACGCCAGATGTTCGGCATCCTGGGCACGCTCACCCTGCAGGTGAGCGTCTATCAGATCTTCATGCGACAGCACCCCGACGGCACCGGCGGGGTGACCGACCGCGCCGGTTACCCGGGCTTCGCGCTCGCCGCCGGCCTCTTCATCTTCACGGTCATCCTGATCTCGACCATGGGGACGCACCGGCAAATCCCCTACCTGTCCAAGCCGCCTGTTCGCCTGAAGAAGCCCAGCGTCCGCGACACTCTGAAAGAGATCATCGCCACTGTCCGCAACCCCTCGTTCGGCGTCGTGGCGACAGCCGGGATGGTGTTGGCCATTGGCACGGGCATCACCTCCAGCCTCAATCTCTACATTGGGCTTTTCTACTGGGGCTGGACCCAGAACCAGCTGACGATCCTGGCGATCCTGCTGGT is a window from the Phenylobacterium immobile (ATCC 35973) genome containing:
- a CDS encoding IS481 family transposase, with translation MNVHQNARLTPGGRALLARRVSQGWTAKAAAEAAGVSLRTARKWIARHRRGGERRHHDRSSAPRRCPRKVAAARVAEIEQLRRQRMTGPAIARTLGMARSTVGAILRRQGLGKLAALDPKPPVIRYEHSRPGAMIHLDIKKLGRFDVAGHRVTGDRQLGRSRRAGWDFLHVCVDDASRLAYTEILSSEGQLDTTGFLERALAWLGRCGVRVERVMTDNGSAYRSKLFANALQAAGARHVRTRPYTPRTNGKAERFIQTSLREWAYAKPYSSSAERAQAIGPWIDAYNLSRPHAGIGGLSPWTRVNNLLGNDT
- a CDS encoding winged helix-turn-helix transcriptional regulator; this translates as MEPTELGISGDCKITGQILARIGDKWSVFVIGSLAHRTMRFNELKRRIGGVSQRMLTLTLRGLERDGLVRRTVYPTIPPRVDYDLTPLGRTLVIPLRGIADWAGAHIDEVIASRTAYDSEADAAGEKRAA
- a CDS encoding VOC family protein, producing the protein MGYVRSNSADRASVTQLGYVGFGVSDMAAWRDFAGNLLGLQEVGEAEDGSVFLRHDGYHRRIELRPTGEDDLVFSGWEVKDLESLAQMADQIRAYGIEVTQGTAEECARRMVVGLIKFTDPDGLPVEIYCGAFVDHKPFVSPRGVRGFNADSMGLGHILVQVANVEEYVRFYTEVLGAKLSDYIQFNPQVRATFMHVNPRHHSLAVVPRRPAVEGEPAPKRLNHFMLEVKDLDDVGLGLGLFQQRGIPTGAIGRHTNDKMTSFYGNTPSGFNVEYGFGGLQILDEDKWEVVQHRAASIWGHGMVQARPAPAAPQAMASANAAPAKQPA
- a CDS encoding Gfo/Idh/MocA family protein; translation: MSEKLKLGVVGLGVGVTGHIPAARLEGFEVVALAARTADKLTEAADRLGVEGRYTDFEALLAHPGLDAVAITTPPAPHHDMVLKALDAGLHVMLEKPFALNTAEATEMRARAAASGRTAMIAHAFRHAPARAYVKSLIDEGYIGTLQGISMTFFVGPKEPPLPAPARSHWRLGMKTGGGFSTGQMSTFFDSIIDWFGPVKAINGRTIAPKPGALQADGSALDGDSGVTATFELANGAWGAISASSASPFGPGGRINILGSEGALEIVQPILVASDAETVSGGRFADGPQIRPLEIPPAFILPTLENDPKPAIYRAYRKLYLDFSAGIGAGTSPAPNFDDAYQLQRISDALHESNATGAWVNV
- a CDS encoding aldo/keto reductase, translating into MKYNQLGRTGVRVSALALGTATFGVAPLEKDGLKLIDRALEFGINHIDVANSYGNQPHFDRPGAPAAKDRASSEEIVGKAIKGRRNDIILSSKVMEPVGEGVNDRGLSRRHIFQQIERSLKRFDTDHIDIYYAHHPDVTTPIDETVAAFDDLVRQGKIRYYALSTYPAWRLTDALWKADKMGARPPVANQIPYNLALRTPEAEVIPAVLAAGLSLTVFSPLAGGLFAGAATDGRAFAGAQRWGGAGFNERQIELAKKVEALSAECGISSPHLALAWLIAQPAVASAVIGPEDMAQLEANIGAADLDLDPAVLATLNEISKV
- a CDS encoding SRPBCC family protein; protein product: MAYYDTVAAELSPEVYSDPGLLGRELDGPFARSWLFGGPASWVEQPGAFYVTRVGRKAVVLWRDSAGVLGAYENRCARSEESIVAEPRGSAEELICGCHGWAYTRDGAKGSVPLKSMGAAVVDRGFVFVGRGSRTFREQLGEFAWYFDLIADSFAGGVVFHGELPLKTRLTCNWKLGVETYCGDQYRRLTVTKATTDALDKGEPNLTEGFQAAAGGGVVMLSAEYAETEVKALSATIFPNLSFDGDIGVLHVWHPVSANETEVHTYCLVAANDPQSVRDAKRRRCSLHFGPTGMETQDHEAVWSQITKISRGRRRRRAGLNLQMGLGHERRSNYPGQISDLVSEMGQRSFYAWWQAEIDAPVDPAVHEDKLQLMIRKPSAEEGAPLSSQQNQN
- a CDS encoding rhodanese-like domain-containing protein, giving the protein MASNDIARLSVEDVEKLINTSDAQIVDVRPPFDYFGGRVPGALNLPATSVVSRNAQVPKDRKLVFVDDDGQGMSLEAAQAALDSGFYTEGVAILDGGYDAWIEADKTTETISDGIQPPPVKKAAS
- a CDS encoding MarR family winged helix-turn-helix transcriptional regulator, with the protein product MSKSPDAPALEFPPREQWMVWGLFLKAFKVVTDQVDKALKAEAPVSLPEFEILHILKNNDGRMRLIDLATGTLLSQSRISRQVDALQAKGFLVREVSEADRRATYAVLTPEGVRTYDLASQPFLRAYYKHFADLIGENAQAFGTILGPLMNQEKLPSGSSLFIDALRAGAIQAHSDARPAASPAASPSRERAEPRMPMEGFAS
- a CDS encoding aromatic-ring-hydroxylating dioxygenase subunit beta is translated as MVDVIEKPAVKLDLDALLLQHEIEQYYYVEAGLLDNRDYAEWLKLFTEDCHYFMPVRRTKTSNELDREFTRPGEIAFFDDDHAMLVARIKKLDTGYAWAEDPPSRQRHLVNNVRILENDGEKLKVTSNFHFYRTRLNSEEDNWIGHRVDELVRVDGELKIKTRNIYLEQTVLLSRNLSNFF
- a CDS encoding GlcG/HbpS family heme-binding protein; translated protein: MSDPVDLVLKAAAEHAKTLELRGISIAIVDTGGVLLAFRRAPGMPGLTAVVAEAKACTSNFTGMPTAQLAKVQDRWPGLTNPISARLAERFTLYAGGQPVRDLAPIGGIGVSGGTPEQDDEIALHAIEAARAAASA
- a CDS encoding MFS transporter; the protein is MPAEARIRPPVGLLTKVLYSSGAMANQIKQQGLSMLLLLFYNQVVGLDPRLISTAIMIALIFDSIVDPLVGQISDNFRSRLGRRHPFMFTAAAPVAVAFFLIWNPPHGWSEGAIFAYMLTCLLTIRLFDTFFELPSTALAPELVSDYDQRTRLLAMRQAFGILGTLALQVSVYQIFMRQHADGSGGVTVREGYPAFALAAGLFIFVVIVLSSAGTFRQIPFLTQPPKRPEKVNLAAMAREIGATVRNRSFAVVCIAGMVLAIGSGITTSLNVYMGLFYWGWNQNQLTILVVLQVISGIGGAFIAPALAKRFGKRIGGITTGTIGITLSTTPVILDQLGFMPARGEDILFYTMMVFVLSTQAFMLATSVAIQAMIADVVEDAAVKTGRRSEGLLFSADNLFKKAVSGVGVLAAGQMLHFANFPENAKVVGVSADVLSHLGWTYVFALWCFNGGCLVTLSFYTIDRKKHEANVANLEAAGLAAREEPALGAARDNPAPLFGTEPGVQPKPS